TGGCGTGTTGTTCAATAGTTCGAGCGAGGTAGATCAGAAGAGTGACAAGGGGAGCAGACGTGGCAAGGCGACTGTCCAAAAATGAGATAACCCCGGCCCCAGTTCATACCGAGGCGTGCGTATTCCAAGAATCAATGTTGAAAGCCCAGAATCCCTGTGTACCGTAACGACTACCATCAAACAACCGCTTGGTGCCTCTGAAAGGCGATCATTCAGTCTGACTCGTCCGAGGAAGGCATTCGGCCCACACGAgactcttcctcttcgtcgtCGGAGTCAGCAGCCATTACAACGGGCTGTTTCACGAATTCCTTGGGCCTGTGAGAAAGCAATGCCAATCAGCGAACGAATTTGTGACTAATCCTAATCGAGACCACATACCAAAATGGAGCCTTCCTCCAAGCCTTCTCGTCCCTGACAATATTAACGATTTCCCCTCCAATTTTATTGTCCCGCTCCTCCTGGCCCTTGGCATCGATCACGAGGTAGGAGCTGCGCTTGATCCAGATAGCTGAGCGGAATCGTGCAGGTAATTCGACGAGCATCTGCTTCTTGTCTGTTTGTTCGACCAAGTAGATGTTGTTTCCGGTAGCTTTGATTGCTCGCACGATCTGCTGAGTGTCGGATAGCTCATCTGGAGGGGTCAAGGTTCCCTCTGCTGTAGCCATCATCTTTCGGCGAGGTGGTCCCATTGTTAAAGACGAAATTTGAAATGATGCGGGTCGCAAATGCAGAGACAGATCAAGTGCAAGAGAAAGTTGAATGGAAGGAAATTCTCTGGAAATTATTTGATCTTATCGGCGGGGCAGGTTCCCAAGGTTCCCCTTCCCCTGCCCGCATTTATTCCAGCTCTCACAAGAGTAATGTGGCATCGAATTATCATGGCCAAAGACAATCACCAAATTTTGAAATATTTAGTAGGTATCAAACAAATACATATTAACGTGTTCCACCACCAAGTGGTGCAACTCATCCAAAACGCGTCAGTTAATTTGAGTAGAACTTAATCGCCACAGCGATTTCACTACTATCGTAGGGACTAGTCTCAGTGAGGTTCTATCTTTCTTGACATCCATTTTTCATTGCGAGTGCGATTTAACACGAATCTATGATTTTAAAAATAAATAGGATGATCTATAAAATTCTATTATTTACTTCGCTTCGTTCAGTAAAATAAAGGCGGAGTCTATTGCGATCTAACCTTTTTTACCGAATAGTTTCTACCGGATATCTCTATCTTAGTGGAGTTTATGATATTTAATTAACGAGATAGGACCCTATAAAAGGACCTACCTAGGCCTTGACAAGTCCCGCAGCACCAAGGCAATTTTGGTGCTGCGATATAGTGCTACGAGGTGCTGCGGGACTAATCCAATTTCGGTGCTATCATATGGTACTATAGCACTTAGTACTGTAGCacctgtcagggtgcgggctggcaggacggtatgataggagatgactggcagggacaggtcgtaacagatcagattcccattgacaggcaggtacaggcaggggcaggctaatatacaagacgtagctcgaagagctacaacaggatctagaactgaagttcagataaacaggtcggagatcacgtgtcgtgattttcctcttactaagcatcacggttcgcaccgtgacattgtagctcttcgagctacgtcttgtatattagcctgcccctgcctgtacctgtcaatgggaatctgatctgttacgacctgttcctaccagtcatctcctatcataccgtcctgccagcccgcaccctgacacgcGCTAGCTTACGAATTAAAGAGATTTCTTAATTCTTAAAATCctagatagctagtaagatcctaccctcttaCTCTATTtaatttcgagaggattaAGTACGAACTAGTGGTATAATAGGTAGTTAATATTAAAGGGGTTTAGACTACTATCCTAGTAGTAAAACCACTTTGCTAATAGTATATCCCTTCTTAAAAGCctagatagctagtaagatcctaccctcttaCTCTATTAAATTTTGAGAtgattgagtacgaattggtggcatggtgggtggttgaactaactaagatctaactcatggacgcgttttggctggggtggccagctcgcttaccgaatacgttgCGGGTTTTAAAAGTTTACCCGAAACCTAACCTAGTTACCGGTTAGGTTTTTCGGGTTTATGGGTTTACGGGGTTTAGCGTAGTCTAGTTCTTTATCCGTTACAATGGGATATTTAATAAGTAGGCGTAATCTCTCACTAACTAAAAATGATGAAATCCGCTCTTTTCCAAACGACGCGGACTTCGCTATTTCAGCAGTCCAAGCATTTTCATGGTTTTCATCCActgttttcaaccatgtGTTGTAACATGGTGTTTGACACTTTCTTCCATTTAGCCCCTCATAATTTTATTCAAACTACCACAAGAGATATCCTACATCAATAGTATGTATTCTAATGTCCTTGAAGCTGCTGCCCCAACCCGCCTTCCATCAAAGCTGCTCCCACGTACCAAAACTTTTGTGTCAACTGCATCCACTTTTCTTGGTGTGTACTGCTATTTTCATACGCCCACGCAAATGTACTCGCCCAACCATAAATCCGTACAGCTGGATCCCACTTTGCGGTTCCACTGCTCAATATCGCTGACTGTGATGCCCTGACTGCTAGCAATGCCTGCGCATGTATCACCCGAAAGAACGAGGTAGAAAGTTGTGCAGTCGCCCACCATCCCCGGCTCGTAGGGTGTCGGTGTGGTGATGCCGTTACCAGCCGAGGCTGTCTTGGTCGGCAGCGTGTAGCCAGTGGTAGCGACACAGACATAGTAGCCCAAGTCGAGATCGGCGCAGGAAGAGCCGACGGCTGGGTTCCAGGCGTAGAAGGTGGAGAGGGGGATATTGTATTTCGCTGCGATGGCTTCGCAGCTGTCACCGGATTGAACAAGGTCGAACTTGTTGCATTTGTCTGTCATGCCTGTCTGGGTGGGCGTGGGCGTGGTGATGCCGTTACCAGCCGAGGCTGTCTTGGTCGGCACTGTGTAGCCAGTGGTATCGACACAGACATAGTAGCCCAAGTCGAGATCGGCGCAGGAAGAGCCGACGGCTGGGTTCCAGGCGTAGAAGGTGGAGAGGGGGATATTGTATTTCGCTGCGATGGCTTCGCAGCTGTCGCCGGATTGAACGAGGTCAAACTTGTTGCATTTGTCTGTCATGCCTATCTGGGTGGGCGTGGGCGTGGTGATGCCATCGGTGAAAGTCGTCGTAGCCCCCGGGACTGTAGTGGTAACGGGGATGGTGGAGCCGGGGACGTCAACACAGTAGAAGTAGCCGGCCAGGATGTTGGAACAATCTACAAGGAGGATCAGTTACAGGTGTCGATGTCTTTAAGtcgtctttcttttctttctcttctcgTCACCAACACCATGTAGACACAGTTCATGAAAAGTGTAGGACATACCTGAGTTGATAGATGGATTCCAGCCAAGGAACTCGCTCGCGCTGATGTCGAACTGGGCTTCTATTTTTCCGCACGAGTCCCCTATTTGAACCAGGTAAAATTGGTCGCAATTAGCGGCAGTACCCGTTTGTTGCGGCTGATGTGGAGccgatgttgatgatgacgacgacgTGGAAACGATGGAAGTGgtggaagtggaagtggaagtggTAAGAGATAAAGAGCTCGTAGTTGGCGCAGTAGATAAAACTGTGCCGATCACACAATAGTTCTGGCCGGCCACGAGGTCCGGGCAGGTGGTTCCCGGGTTGAGAGACTCCAAAGTCTGCACGGTCAAGCCCCATTCGGCGGAGAAGGATTGGCAAGTATCTCCAGTACTGGCAGCAGAATCATAGATACAGCTGACCTGCTGACGCGGGGCCAGGGCCATTGCCCATGACAGGTGTAACTGTGTGAGTAGAAAGAGGCCTGCCTTCAGTGATGTTGGCGCCATCATGGTTGATGCTTGTTCAAGGACGGATAACTGAAATACTAGAGCAACTCAGAATCGAGCAGAGTCATACAACGGCAGTGATCAGGAAAAGCAAAGCCCTTTTCTGTTGTAATAGAGAGGACAAGATGTGACTGTCAGGCCTTTTGTATCCCAACGCGCAACTGGACAGCTATCTATCTAGCATGCTATTTCACGCCATGCATGGTGTATGCATCCTATATATTAGTATCCACCTGAGGCGTGAAATGGGAGTGGAATTGCTCCATACTGTTCAAGATGATTGGCCTTTTTGAAAATCTAGCAAAGGATAGGGTCTAAGCCAAGCCTTGCGAAGCTTTTACCCGAGACTCGTCCAATTTGCGGTTGAGGCTTTTGATTGGCTGGAATGGGGGCCGAAAAATCCGAAGGCCCTCAATTTCCCGAATGTCCCGAAGGATCGATGCATATAATTTCATGCAAGGGTCAAGGGTTTCAGTCAGTCAACGCCAGCTGCCGCCCAGTCTCATTGTAACGTCGGGTACTCGGCGTTCAAGTGCCATATGTGCGATTGGCAGGGGTTCAGTACTGGTGCATTGCTCTCGACTCACAGACCCCTGACAGGCACGTTTTGTAGAAGTGATAGAATCCATGTGTCAACTCATTATTTAAGTCCTGACTCACACATGATGATGTCTGTACTAGCATGACACCAACAAAAATTGTTTACAACCATGGATGGGCATGCCACTTTCCCCGGAAATAAATACTAGCAATCTGTGCATAGTGACTTCTCCGTACTTGCACAGTTTCCTCTCATGTATCGAGGtaactacggagtatactCTCCATAGCAGGtaatcttcaatttcttgtTGCCTAGAGCAACATTTGAGCTAAACCCTATCGAAATTCACGTTGTTGCCAGGTGTGAGAATCCACTTTGAATCGGTCAAACAGGATACGGCCCCTCCTCGGCATTCCGAGGCGGAAATAGGTAGTGCGACCATTAGCTCGCCGCGGAATCATGCTCAAATTTCAGGAGCTCACATGTACAACAGCACAACAGTCAAACCCTGTAGGACTCACCCACCCCCTCCTAGATCTTTTGGATCTCGTAATTAGGGAAGTATAGAATTCTGTGGCTTAGAACAAATTGAAGCTGCTCACAACAAGGCTCCTAGCCCGCGATTTGACCTGCAGCAGCCCAAAACGTCACTAGGCTTATCAGCTGGCTGTTTTACTATGTGTCAAACCACGAATATGGCCCCCCTTAGGCCTTAAACAGGAGCCtgggtttttgttatggtctagtggtaaagtacgctgtatttcaTTCCACGCTATGAATTAGCAAATCCAGGGACTTGTATAATACCGAAGAGAGCAATTCGAGGAATTCGACTAGTTCAATATAATACAAAGTACAGGATCACAACCATCCTGAGTTGCAAGGCAGTACTTGTGCTCAACTCATTATACTGGAACGATTTTGATCCGAGGAAAATCATTGAACTCAAATATTCTAGATGTTGCTACAGATGAAAAGGCCCCGCTTGCCTTTTCAGGCCAGGGCTCGCTAGTGCACTAGGTACATCGTTGTCATCCAAGGTGGAACAAGGCAGTCACCATGGTCAACAGCAAAAGCAGTGTCGATGCTGCCGCCATGCGAGATTGTCCTGCGTCGTTAGGGGATTTGCCAGTAAAATGCGGACAAGTAACGTTGGGATTTACTGGACGCTGTAGAGGGTCACAGGCGAAGGCGGTGGCCGCTGCATATATGCTAGATGCGGCTGAAGGATTGATCGTCGCCGCGCACTGGTTGGTGGTCGGACTGGGCCCAAGGACGCCGCAAGTATCCCCTTTAGAGGTTACGTTGAATGCATAGGCTTCCATGGTGCCGCACATTTCAGAAGATGTGGTTGCCACAAGATTGGGTGCCTGCCCTGACTGGCTGACAGTGAAGATGGTGGTATTTTTTGTTGAGATACGTTGAGTTGAGCCTTCACCCTGAGAGCATTTATAAATTTGCAGGCTCCAGACAAAGGTCCAGAAGCCGTCCGGGTAAGCGAGAGTGTTGATGAAGCGGGTGACAAAGTGAGGTTCAGAAGACGTAAGATTCAACAAACCCAGCTCAAGGAGCCCGTCAGTGACGGAGCCCGGGGAACTCCGGTTGTTGCCTTCCCACAACTCCCAGGAGATGGCAGCTTCCAAAGTGAAAGCCAAAGGCGGACTCTGCAGCGCAAACACGATGGGCATCAATGCCTGAGGGGTGTAAGTTTCGTTGCGTGGGGATATCAAGTCCACTTCAAAAGTGCCAGAATTGGCATTTGCAATGGCACTACCCATTGCAATCACCAAGTCCGCCATCAGCGCAATCCAAGCAAGAAAGCGAACGTAGTTCATGTTGACGGACAATTTTGAAGATGAAAGGAATGAAGTTCCAAATTACCGGGCAATCCAGCTGGCTGTCGAAGGAGCAGAAAATAGGGGAATGATAATTTGACCCTTCTCCCGGGGTAAGACTAATAGTCTCCAAATTTGCacgaaaaaaaggagaacGAGATCAAGAGAAAAAGTAGACAAGATTCAAGTCGAATTGTTTTAGAAAGCTAAACGGGAGTCACGGCATGCCGCAGGATTTCCAGTCACGCCCGAGCTAGCCCGAGCTGGCCCGATCCCTGCACCAATAACCAATGTTGCCCAAGATAAATAGTCCGCAGGGCCCTTGTGAATTAGCGTGCACACAAAGTACAGATCCGATAGTAGTCGCCCActattttggattttttttggatcaTTATAATTACATTTCGACAGAAATCTAGGggtactactccgtatacatGGTACGATCAACGAAGATGCACAACTCCAACTAAAATGACTCGAACAGAAGATAATCTGACTTGTCTCAACATGGGACTCCTGCGTGGGATCCACTAAAACAGCGGTCCATGCATTTTCCGAGTTTTCAAGACCCAGATTTCAACCATGTTCAACCTATGTTGTTGTATTGCAATAAAGTATTCGACACAGTTCATTTACTATTCTGTCAGGCTCTAGTGCCGATTTGTGGGTTAGTTCCTGTCCAACAGCCTGAGATCCTCCGCAAGATCTAGATAGATGCATATATCACTTTGGTATTCGTGCCACCTTTTCCCAACGCACGTTTCAACCCCACTATTACGGACACAGGCAAGTGTTTAAAGGCTCTCATCTCAGAATACCAGAGGTCTCTGTGAGGCTCCGGAATTGGTCAAGGAGTCTAATTTGCTGCATCAAGCGGGCTGCTTTCGATGCCAGCTCTAACTCGAAGAGGATCGCTTGGACGCCTCGCCCAGTATGGAGGCTCAGTAGGGCCACTCTCAGAGCCCCGTAATCGGGGCACTACTTCAGGAGATGTGAGACATCGAGGGATCCTTGTTCGCATCTGCAGCATCGCCATTGGTTCCCATGTTGATTCGATCCTCTAAGGTGGAAATTACGCCAGTAGAACAATGATGGTCGTATATGGGTTGCACGACGCATCAAGTATAAAAACTACGATAACATCGCCCACTTTTCACGGGATAGTCAGGCACATCGTATGCTAGATGTCTTTGTCTTCCAACCATTCTGCGTGGCTTCGGCCGCGCATTACATTCCTTGGGTTCCTGAACATCGCTCTGTTTACCTTGTTGTTCTCTGTTCGCACATCTTCCGCCATAACGGTGCCCTTCCGGCTCCCAGCGAGTCCCGGGTATCAAGGCAGGTCAGTTGCTTGTCCAGCCCGATGTGCCGCATCGGGACCTAACCCTGCCAACTGGTCCCTGTATCACAACTTCGAACAATTCGCCTCATGCGAAGAGTCTCTCTTTTActccttctccttttttgATCCCGTCGATGACCCTGACAGCCTTCATCGCATCTACACCTGCACCTCTTTCGGCCCAGATTGGGCAAATCTGCCGGCAAACACATCGAGCCTTGTCTCGCAGTCAGACGGAGCCCCGGCGCCCGTCAACGGCACATATCAGATTGGAGATTGGCCCTCTGCTCCGGGCTCATTGGTCTCATCTTCTCTAGCTACCCTCATCAGGCAGTTTCGCCAATATCTGTCCAGTGGATTTGGCGCTGTGAACCGTCCGACCATTCTCTTCGCCAGCTATGGGTCTACCTCGGTTGGTCTTTACATTGGTCAAGGTCTGCAGAACCAGGGCATTGGTGACATTGCACTGGCACACTTGGAGAATTCCATTGCAATAACATCCAATGCTAACCTTTCGGCGAGTGTGGCCATGCAATTCTGCCAACCTGGTCAGACTTCTCGCCAGGTTTTTGGGCTGATCGCCACCGGCAATAGAACGTTCGCTGCCGTACAAGCCGCCCTCACATCGTGGTCAAAGGCGGAATGCTTGGCCTTCTCGTTGTTACAAAACGTAACAGGCACAGTCCCGCTCGTGACGCCATTGTTCACTTCCTCGACCAACCTCATCAGCACCAATCTCACCTCGACTCACGGCAATGCAACCTCCGTTCGGGGCAGGTCCCTCGCACCTCGAACCACCTGTTCTACCGTTCAGGTCATCTCCGGTGATAGTTGTGGTACTTTGGCTCAGAAATGTGCTATTACCCCGGCTCAATTCACTATGTATAATCCTGAGTCGAACGAGTGCTCTGCTCTGACGCCGGGAGAGCATGTCTGCTGTTCGGCCGGCATGTTGCCCGACTTCGCTCCTAAGCCCCAATCCGATGGCACTTGTGCGACCTACACCATCCAGCCGGATGACAGCTGTTCCACGATTGGCGCTTCATACAGCATCACGGTGGATGACATCAACAATTTCAACAACAACACATGGGCTTGGAATGGCTGCACGCGCCTCTACCCTCACAACGTTATCTGTCTCAGTACGGGCAACCCACCAATGCCCGCGTCTGTCTCCAATGCAATTTGCGGGCCACAGGTCCCCGGCACCCCGACCCCTCCCAGTGGGACGAATATCTCTATGCTGAATGAGTGCCCTCTTAATGCGTGCTGCGATGTATGGGGTCAAGTAAGTAGCTTCTTTGCTTGAAGCTCCGGTTTGTACATGTAAGCGATGATCTTACTGACAATGACCTTAGTGTGGTACAACAGCCGGGTTCTGCACAAACACTGGCACTGGTGCCCCCGGAACCGCAGCGCGTGGCACCAATGGCTGTATCTCTAACTGCGGCACCAATATCGTGCTGAGCAGTCCTCCCGCAACGTACCGCAGTGTTGGTTTCTATGAAGGATTCAACTTGCAGCGTCCCTGTCTTTTTCAGGACATCTCTCAGCTCGACATTTCTGCCTACACCCATATTTACTTCTCCTTTGGCGTGCTATCCTCCTCATATGTGGTCCAGATCCCTGACACCACAACTACCTACGAGTTCAACCTGTTCAAACAGATCAACGGCGCAAAACGCATTCTGTCCATTGGTGGCTGGGCATTTTCCACCGACCCGAGCACTTACATGATTTTTCGTGAGGGCGTCACTGCCGCCAATCGTCTGGCCATGGCCACCAACATTGCCAACTTCATAGAAGATAACGACCTTGATGGTGTTAATATTGACTGGGAGTATCCAGGAGTAAGGATATTCACAACAGTCACTTCTAACCTAGATTGCTAATAACTCTTCCCCTCTTTTCGTTACAGGCACCGGATATTCCTGGCATCCCTGCTGCTAGCACTGATGACGGTGAAAACTATCTCGCTTTCCTTGCTGTATTGAGAAATCTCCTTCACGACAAAGAAATCACGATTGCGGCGCCGTCGTCCTATTGGTATCTAAAAGGCTTTCCAATCAAGAAAATGGCCCCGCTCTTGGACTACATCATATACATGACCTACGATCTGCATGGACAGGTATGGCATCCCTCTTGATTGAGAAGGCGATGCGGGACAAAGAGAACTGACGTAGAGTCTGCTTCCTTTTCTACAGTGGGACTCAAACAATCAATGGTCACAGCTTGGCTGCCCGACCGGCAATTGTTTACGTTCGGACGTGAACCTCACCGAAATAATGGAGTCTTTGGTCATGGTGAGTTTGAGACACCCGTTGCTACCGGAAGCCGCTGCAATCCCATCGCTAATTCTACCCCTTGCGTCAACAGATAACCAAAGCAGGTGTCCCGTCCAACCAGGTCGTTGTAGGAGTGACCAGCTACGGGCGCTCATTCGCCATGGCTGAAGCGGGCTGCTACGGGCCTCTATGTAAATTCTTGGGTTCAGCCGACGACTCGCAAGCTGACCCTGGGCCATGTACTCAAACTCCAGGTTACATTGCCAATGCCGAAATCGAGGCCATCCTTGCCAACTCTAGCCGGGTCACCGAGAATTATATCGACCCCACTAGCAACACCAATATCCTTGTTTACGATGACACCCAATGGGTCGGCTGGATGAGCGATGGCCTCAAAGCCTCACGAAGATCGCTCTACATGGGTTTAGCCATGGGTGGAACTACCGATTGGGCTACCGACCTGCAAAAGTACAACCCTCCCCCCTTGACCGCCAACAGCTGGGCTGGCCTAATTGACGATGTCGTCATGGGTAAAGACCCTTACGAAGAGGGTAACCGAACCGGCAACTGGA
Above is a genomic segment from Penicillium digitatum chromosome 3, complete sequence containing:
- a CDS encoding Eukaryotic initiation factor 1A, putative; this translates as MGPPRRKMMATAEGTLTPPDELSDTQQIVRAIKATGNNIYLVEQTDKKQMLVELPARFRSAIWIKRSSYLVIDAKGQEERDNKIGGEIVNIVRDEKAWRKAPFWPKEFVKQPVVMAADSDDEEEESRVGRMPSSDESD
- a CDS encoding SSCRP protein, with the translated sequence MNYVRFLAWIALMADLVIAMGSAIANANSGTFEVDLISPRNETYTPQALMPIVFALQSPPLAFTLEAAISWELWEGNNRSSPGSVTDGLLELGLLNLTSSEPHFVTRFINTLAYPDGFWTFVWSLQIYKCSQGEGSTQRISTKNTTIFTVSQSGQAPNLVATTSSEMCGTMEAYAFNVTSKGDTCGVLGPSPTTNQCAATINPSAASSIYAAATAFACDPLQRPVNPNVTCPHFTGKSPNDAGQSRMAAASTLLLLLTMVTALFHLG
- a CDS encoding LysM domain-containing protein (similar to ARB_05157) encodes the protein MMAPTSLKAGLFLLTQLHLSWAMALAPRQQVSCIYDSAASTGDTCQSFSAEWGLTVQTLESLNPGTTCPDLVAGQNYCVIGTVLSTAPTTSSLSLTTSTSTSTTSIVSTSSSSSTSAPHQPQQTGTAANCDQFYLVQIGDSCGKIEAQFDISASEFLGWNPSINSDCSNILAGYFYCVDVPGSTIPVTTTVPGATTTFTDGITTPTPTQIGMTDKCNKFDLVQSGDSCEAIAAKYNIPLSTFYAWNPAVGSSCADLDLGYYVCVDTTGYTVPTKTASAGNGITTPTPTQTGMTDKCNKFDLVQSGDSCEAIAAKYNIPLSTFYAWNPAVGSSCADLDLGYYVCVATTGYTLPTKTASAGNGITTPTPYEPGMVGDCTTFYLVLSGDTCAGIASSQGITVSDIEQWNRKVGSSCTDLWLGEYICVGV
- a CDS encoding glycoside hydrolase family 18 protein; the protein is MSLSSNHSAWLRPRITFLGFLNIALFTLLFSVRTSSAITVPFRLPASPGYQGRSVACPARCAASGPNPANWSLYHNFEQFASCEESLFYSFSFFDPVDDPDSLHRIYTCTSFGPDWANLPANTSSLVSQSDGAPAPVNGTYQIGDWPSAPGSLVSSSLATLIRQFRQYLSSGFGAVNRPTILFASYGSTSVGLYIGQGLQNQGIGDIALAHLENSIAITSNANLSASVAMQFCQPGQTSRQVFGLIATGNRTFAAVQAALTSWSKAECLAFSLLQNVTGTVPLVTPLFTSSTNLISTNLTSTHGNATSVRGRSLAPRTTCSTVQVISGDSCGTLAQKCAITPAQFTMYNPESNECSALTPGEHVCCSAGMLPDFAPKPQSDGTCATYTIQPDDSCSTIGASYSITVDDINNFNNNTWAWNGCTRLYPHNVICLSTGNPPMPASVSNAICGPQVPGTPTPPSGTNISMLNECPLNACCDVWGQCGTTAGFCTNTGTGAPGTAARGTNGCISNCGTNIVLSSPPATYRSVGFYEGFNLQRPCLFQDISQLDISAYTHIYFSFGVLSSSYVVQIPDTTTTYEFNLFKQINGAKRILSIGGWAFSTDPSTYMIFREGVTAANRLAMATNIANFIEDNDLDGVNIDWEYPGAPDIPGIPAASTDDGENYLAFLAVLRNLLHDKEITIAAPSSYWYLKGFPIKKMAPLLDYIIYMTYDLHGQWDSNNQWSQLGCPTGNCLRSDVNLTEIMESLVMITKAGVPSNQVVVGVTSYGRSFAMAEAGCYGPLCKFLGSADDSQADPGPCTQTPGYIANAEIEAILANSSRVTENYIDPTSNTNILVYDDTQWVGWMSDGLKASRRSLYMGLAMGGTTDWATDLQKYNPPPLTANSWAGLIDDVVMGKDPYEEGNRTGNWTSLTCSDPAIQDALFMPCSQRWSELDASNAWSDAINVWKYVDKPKMQSAEQSFSLSIMNTFHAGELTDCGQVAPSGHCSNTEPCGWFQGFGNGSGDSGPAAMLIYNSFTVINSAYSQFYDAINAIAGTYIDSQLQDFETTFAPLPPAPSDEWLVILINLLGLGLTVVAAPFFDGVFASLPALSSALGDAGADAAKDITNAAVAFGAAIASAAIPSKAPGQWTAESQESFTATLGSVVFGWAAIAENQLWTLFNGSDTSITLLGTLIANGNLIEGSGGIPSVSPEPDADTNTQIEGYISKAFFGFAIPSVWAVSGTAAFVVDSGYPCSAQNPLTEYMTVATQEATYACYNDKLYYLVYPHGKWNGCADENIVKNDCAGCDPAPLCDPTYFSAPPGLSTLGSGSWGNITLSDLIEGSVRTYVANGNTNGAPVANPMDKDTLQDLSNQDITTPGYIRLPVCSPQVAWASWSTPSQSNSSAPNYPCNPLQGVTKCSGYTYQDETSSASPKVSDCQTIIKNIQGTNGEWTTGIGHQREIAKFGSCQFGVQNVGVTGDVTYYTGSQDIVNIINEAISRYASDGLVGAAGYMECSGDADHQKVKWGVY